The following are encoded together in the Osmerus eperlanus chromosome 18, fOsmEpe2.1, whole genome shotgun sequence genome:
- the npffr1l1 gene encoding neuropeptide FF receptor 1 like 1, which yields MNSTMDSDGMSNCTFMPYYLHNTGMTMLYIICYGGILLLCVGGNVLVSLVVLRNRNMRSVTNLFILNLALSDLLIGVFCIPTTLIDNLISGWPFGQFTCTMSNLVQGMSVSASVFTLVAIAIDRFTGIVYPFRHRMRPVSALLAIFFIWLAAFAVICPSAATLTVFRLEDTYMVQDNQTYPVFVCFENWPRSEMRQVYTMVIFIHVYLAPLVLISIMYGCIAAKLCTNLRQVGIAEVRRTRSQRRAKVIKMLIMVAVLFMLSWLPLWTLMLLTDYGELDKQQIDFLSSYLFPVAHWLAFFNSGINPVIYGFFNKNFRRGFQGAMACRHCDSKRTMVTTMHHGTFRFLPHKRVCVEKTESCGRKQKRNGSLDVLKITPQGTQGILLEDINTIAARNKVITAWEK from the exons ATgaacagcaccatggacagcgacGGAATGAGCAACTGCACCTTCATGCCGTATTACCTGCATAACACCGGGATGACCATGCTGTACATCATTTGTTATGGCGGGATTCTGCTGCTCTGTGTCGGTGGAAATGTGCTAGTCTCTTTGGTAGTCCTTCGAAATCGGAACATGCGGTCCGTCACCAACCTCTTCATTCTTAACTTGGCACTAAGTGACCTGCTAATCGGAGTGTTCTGCATTCCAACAACTTTGATTGATAACCTGATATCAG GGTGGCCGTTTGGACAGTTCACATGCACCATGAGCAATCTGGTCCAGGGAATGTCTGTGTCAGCCTCAGTGTTCACACTGGTGGCTATTGCCATCGACAG ATTCACAGGCATTGTGTACCCATTCAGGCATCGTATGAGGCCCGTAAGTGCCCTTCTTGCCATCTTCTTCATCTGGCTGGCGGCCTTCGCTGTCATCTGCCCCTCGGCTGCCACACTGACCGTCTTCCGCCTGGAGGACACCTACATGGTCCAGGACAACCAGACCTACCCTGTCTTTGTCTGCTTCGAAAACTGGCCCCGGTCAGAGATGCGCCAGGTCTACACAATGGTCATCTTTATTCACGTCTACCTCGCACCTTTGGTGCTAATCAGTATCATGTATGGCTGCATTGCTGCCAAACTCTGCACCAACCTGAGGCAAGTGGGGATCGCCGAAGTCAGGAGAACTCGTTCCCAGCGCAGGGCAAAAGTCATCAAAATGCTCATCATGGTAGCGGTTCTTTTCATGCTGTCGTGGCTGCCGCTGTGGACTCTGATGTTGCTGACGGACTATGGCGAACTGGACAAGCAACAGATAGACTTCCTCAGCAGCTATTTGTTCCCTGTAGCTCACTGGCTGGCCTTTTTCAACAGCGGCATCAATCCTGTCATCTACGGTTTTTTCAACAAGAACTTTCGCAGGGGCTTCCAGGGTGCTATGGCCTGCAGGCACTGCGATTCCAAAAGGACCATGGTGACTACAATGCATCATGGAACCTTTCGTTTCTTGCCACataaaagagtgtgtgttgaaAAAACAGAATCTTGTGGGAGAAAACAAAAACGCAATGGATCGTTAGATGTTCTCAAGATTACTCCACAGGGTACTCAGGGAATCCTCCTAGAGGACATAAACACAATTGCTGCTCGTAATAAGGTCATCACAGCCTGGGAGAAGTGA